The Kiritimatiellia bacterium region GCTGAACGCGGCGCCTGAGACCAGCCGGAAAAATGAGCGGTCTTCATCGGAAAGCTGTACGGTCTTTGCCATGCATTAAATGTATATGATATGGGCAGTAAATGTCAATTTAATATAATTATCTAAAAAGCTCAAATTACATTATTTGTTGTTATACAACAATATACAACATATGAACATTTGTTGGCATACATCATGCTATTAGTAAAGATATGAATAAAAATTATAAAAGGTTTCCATTATGAACAAACTATATTTCTACAGCAAAGTCATTTACCTGCTTTTGGCCCGAAAACTTGTTTCTTCCAACATTGTCCGGGAAGATTATGACCGGCTATGCGTTTCGTATGATCATTATTTTGCCGAACGTATGGCTAAACACGCCCGGCGGTTGGTAACCCAACTTGGATTGCGCCCTGGAAATCGCGTGTTGGATTTGGCCACCGGCACCGGCAACCTTGCATTAGCTCTGGCCGAAGCGGTGAGCAGCCAAGGCGAAGTAACCGGCGTGGATCAATCCGCCGGTATGCTGGCAAAGGCTGAGGGAAAGCGGATTCAAGCCGGTTACCGGCACTTGCGTTTTGTCCAGGGGGATATGCATAATTCCTTATTGTCATATCCCGATAATTCATTTGATGCCATCACCTGCGGATGGGCCATCGGTTACGGGAATCCTCCGTTGCTTGTTAAAACAATGCACCGCAAACTCAAGCCGGGCGGCAAACTTGGCTTGATTGAAAACGCGCGCGACACACTGGCGCCAATTCA contains the following coding sequences:
- a CDS encoding methyltransferase domain-containing protein gives rise to the protein MNKLYFYSKVIYLLLARKLVSSNIVREDYDRLCVSYDHYFAERMAKHARRLVTQLGLRPGNRVLDLATGTGNLALALAEAVSSQGEVTGVDQSAGMLAKAEGKRIQAGYRHLRFVQGDMHNSLLSYPDNSFDAITCGWAIGYGNPPLLVKTMHRKLKPGGKLGLIENARDTLAPI